A segment of the Chryseobacterium scophthalmum genome:
TTCACAAGATCTTTTGCGGGGTTTGGATAGATTGTAATATTGTTTTTAATATTGCTTTCGGTAGTGCTTAAAAATGCTCCAAGTTTTACGATCCACTCATCTCCATTTCCATGATATCCTGTAACGTCTCCATCTGCAGACTGAGTCATTCCTGCAATGATAAATCCTCCGTCGTTGGTTAGTTTTATAGAATATGCATCATCAAAAGCGCTTCCCCCTAATGTTTTTTGCCACTCCATGCTTCCCAAAGAATTTAATTTTATGATCCAGAAGTCATTATTCCCGTGGTTTCCTATAACATCTCCGTCTACTGATTGAGCTCCGCCTGCAACGATGTATCCTCCATCGGGAGTTTGTTGGGTAGAATAAGCATAATCGTTGTTGCTTCCGCCAAAATGTTTTTGCCATTGCATAATTCCGTTAGAATCTAATTTTGCCATACGATAATTTGAAATTCCAAAAGTTGTGGGGTTTTCAGAATTTTGAGAATTAGATCCACCTGTAACAATATATCCTCCTTCTGTTTCCTGAATAGATTCTGCTCGGTCTGCAAGGTTGCCTGATAATGATCTTTCCCATTGAATAACTCCTGTAGGATTTAATTTTACAATCCAGAAATCTTCGTTTCCCTCATTGTATGTAATATCTCCATCGGTAGAATTAGATCCACCTGCTACAATATATCCTCCATCTGAAGTCTGCTGAATAGAGTTTGCGACATCATAAAGACTACCTCCTAAAGATCTTTGCCATTGTAGGGTTCCTGAAGGATCTAGTTTTACGATCCAGTAATCATAATTTCCATGATTTCCCGTAACATCGCCATTGGTAGAATTAGATTCACCAGCAATGATATATCCTCCGTCTGAAGTTTGCTTAATGGAGTTTGCTGCATCTCTATTGCTTCCACCCAGAGATTTCTGCCATTGTATATTTCCTGAAGGATCTAGCTTTACGATCCAGTAATCGGCATTTCCATGATTTCCTGTAACATCACCATTGATCGAGCTAGATTCTCCTGCCACGATATATCCTCCATCAGAAGTCTGCTGAATAGAATTTGCCATGTCGCTATAACTTCCACCTAAAGATTTCTGCCATTCTATAATTCCTAAGGCATTTAATTTTACGATCCAAAAATCAGAAGTTCCGTGATTTCCTGTAACGTCTCCGTTTGTAGAATCAGATTCTCC
Coding sequences within it:
- a CDS encoding T9SS type A sorting domain-containing protein, coding for MKYFKFTLSFFIISFSVMNAQTAPSIQWQKSLGGSSYDLAKSIQQTSDGGYIIAGESDSTNGDVTGNHGTSDFWIVKLNALGIIEWQKSLGGSYSDMANSIQQTSDGGYIVAGESSSINGDVTGNHGNADYWIVKLDPSGNIQWQKSLGGSNRDAANSIKQTSDGGYIIAGESNSTNGDVTGNHGNYDYWIVKLDPSGTLQWQRSLGGSLYDVANSIQQTSDGGYIVAGGSNSTDGDITYNEGNEDFWIVKLNPTGVIQWERSLSGNLADRAESIQETEGGYIVTGGSNSQNSENPTTFGISNYRMAKLDSNGIMQWQKHFGGSNNDYAYSTQQTPDGGYIVAGGAQSVDGDVIGNHGNNDFWIIKLNSLGSMEWQKTLGGSAFDDAYSIKLTNDGGFIIAGMTQSADGDVTGYHGNGDEWIVKLGAFLSTTESNIKNNITIYPNPAKDLVNIDNLPSESIISITDAAGRKISSKKYSGKNVSMNTSGLINGNYIIQVENQGTTILSKKIIISK